The Spirosoma foliorum genome has a window encoding:
- a CDS encoding TolC family protein — translation MKKYIIGAGLWVLSLGWVKAQSAPAVMPLDKAIQLALQNNKGIKLADLRTESAESRLQEAKDRSLPTANASLAYSRYSLTGPFSFGKDADGKSLLTIPAGAFNATMGGATISKTIFGGFAEKSAEKSAELLAKASHLDAKRNRSELVYTVSDAYYNIVKLVRSIGVIEQSIKQFDEKEREAQNLQKEGVVTANEVLKIQLQKNNLQLSRLQVEKARQTALYNFNLLVGLPESQVIAVDTVLANPATVAEPLGSFIDKAVQTRPEVEANALRVQSAQELLRNTKSVMYPHLGASLGYNYINPTARVIPEASSFISAWNVGLGLSYNIGSLYNMKGKVHSAQTAIDQASLQGQQQNDQIRSEVVTAYNNYQLALEQQNVIRTAVGQAQENYRLTESRFRNGLVGSTDLLEADSFLLQAQLNVINATVDAQLAYQRLLKATGNNLN, via the coding sequence ATGAAAAAGTACATAATAGGAGCAGGGCTATGGGTACTGAGTCTGGGATGGGTGAAAGCCCAGTCAGCACCGGCGGTCATGCCACTGGACAAAGCCATTCAATTGGCTTTGCAAAACAACAAGGGAATTAAACTGGCTGATTTGCGCACCGAATCGGCTGAGTCGCGTTTGCAGGAAGCTAAGGATCGTAGCCTGCCAACAGCGAATGCATCATTGGCCTATTCTCGTTATAGTCTGACGGGCCCGTTTTCGTTTGGAAAAGATGCGGATGGAAAATCGTTGTTGACTATTCCAGCCGGGGCATTCAATGCAACGATGGGTGGCGCTACGATCAGTAAGACGATTTTTGGTGGATTTGCCGAAAAATCGGCTGAGAAATCAGCTGAGCTGTTGGCAAAGGCCAGCCATCTGGATGCCAAGCGCAACCGGTCAGAGCTGGTTTACACGGTATCGGATGCTTACTATAACATTGTCAAACTGGTTCGTTCGATTGGTGTAATTGAACAGAGTATCAAACAGTTCGATGAGAAAGAACGCGAAGCTCAAAATCTCCAGAAAGAGGGCGTAGTAACGGCCAACGAAGTATTAAAGATTCAGTTACAGAAAAATAACCTGCAACTGAGCCGCTTACAGGTTGAGAAAGCCCGCCAGACGGCCCTGTATAACTTTAATCTGCTGGTGGGTTTGCCCGAATCGCAGGTGATTGCTGTTGATACTGTTCTTGCCAATCCGGCTACAGTAGCTGAGCCGCTCGGTTCATTTATAGATAAAGCGGTACAGACTCGCCCCGAAGTAGAAGCCAATGCGTTACGAGTTCAATCGGCGCAGGAGTTGTTGCGAAATACCAAAAGTGTTATGTATCCGCACCTGGGGGCATCATTAGGCTACAACTACATTAATCCAACCGCCCGCGTTATTCCAGAAGCGAGTTCATTCATCAGTGCCTGGAATGTGGGTCTGGGGCTTTCGTACAATATCGGCTCTTTGTATAACATGAAGGGCAAAGTACACAGCGCTCAAACGGCCATCGATCAGGCTAGCTTACAAGGTCAGCAACAAAATGATCAGATTCGGTCAGAGGTCGTAACGGCCTACAACAACTATCAACTGGCTCTGGAACAGCAAAATGTGATTCGCACTGCGGTAGGTCAGGCACAGGAAAACTATCGTCTGACGGAGTCCCGTTTCCGGAATGGACTGGTTGGCTCAACCGATTTGCTGGAGGCCGATAGCTTTCTGCTTCAGGCTCAACTTAATGTAATCAATGCAACTGTAGATGCACAACTAGCCTATCAGCGCCTGTTGAAAGCTACGGGTAATAACCTCAATTAA
- a CDS encoding DHA2 family efflux MFS transporter permease subunit has translation MKLGFEKWIVVITVTTAALLQTIDSSIVNVTLNQMMGNLGASLGDISWVVTGYAAASAVMITMSGWLTAKLGRRNYFAASIVMFTIASIFCGTSTNVWELVFFRVVQGIGGGGLLTTAQSILIQTFPKEQLGIANAIFGVGVIIGPSIGPTLGGYITDNLSWNWVFYINIPFGILATFLTYTYIKEPAEKIAAGKMDWLALILLTMGIGGLQIILEKGEEKDWFDSTFIVGMSIAAVVGLIGFIWRQLSVKIPILNLRLLRQRRFAVGTLFNFILGFGLFASVFIIPVFCQTILGFTASQTGLLLMPGSIMTGIMMPIVGGLMGKNFISPIWYAAIGFLMFFGFCFDLSTINLVAGPDDFFWPLIIRGVGMGLIFIPLTTVTLADLKNIDIPQGSALTGMIRQLGGTFGTAIMTTYISTRTVFHASRLSDNISIYNPLSVDRIKQFTGLFLSKGDALMAATGKAYGMMQGAVMRQALVMTYADTFLVIGAFFLVCVPLLLLFVGKKIEAPAHTEMVME, from the coding sequence ATGAAATTAGGTTTTGAAAAATGGATCGTTGTTATAACAGTAACGACGGCCGCCCTGCTGCAAACCATCGACTCGTCGATTGTTAACGTGACGTTGAACCAGATGATGGGTAACCTTGGTGCATCGCTGGGGGATATTAGCTGGGTTGTTACGGGCTATGCAGCCGCCAGTGCGGTTATGATTACCATGTCGGGCTGGTTAACGGCCAAACTTGGGCGTCGGAATTACTTTGCTGCGTCGATCGTTATGTTCACCATTGCGTCGATATTCTGTGGTACGTCGACGAACGTGTGGGAGCTGGTATTTTTCCGGGTTGTACAGGGCATTGGTGGAGGTGGTTTATTGACCACGGCCCAATCCATTCTGATTCAGACCTTCCCGAAAGAGCAATTAGGCATTGCCAACGCCATTTTCGGGGTGGGGGTAATTATTGGCCCATCCATTGGCCCAACTCTTGGTGGATATATCACCGATAATCTGTCGTGGAACTGGGTATTTTATATTAACATTCCCTTTGGGATTCTAGCTACGTTCCTGACGTACACTTACATCAAGGAACCAGCCGAGAAGATAGCCGCGGGTAAGATGGACTGGCTCGCCTTGATCCTGTTGACGATGGGTATCGGTGGTTTACAGATCATCCTGGAAAAAGGTGAAGAAAAAGACTGGTTCGATTCGACCTTCATTGTAGGCATGTCTATTGCTGCAGTTGTTGGACTGATCGGCTTTATCTGGCGTCAGTTATCCGTTAAAATACCCATTCTGAACCTCCGATTATTACGCCAGCGTCGCTTTGCGGTAGGAACCCTGTTCAATTTCATCCTGGGTTTTGGTCTGTTTGCATCCGTCTTTATTATTCCTGTTTTCTGCCAGACAATCTTGGGCTTTACCGCTAGTCAAACAGGTTTATTGCTAATGCCTGGTTCCATTATGACGGGCATAATGATGCCGATTGTGGGTGGACTGATGGGTAAGAATTTCATTTCGCCCATCTGGTATGCAGCTATTGGTTTTCTAATGTTCTTCGGCTTCTGTTTCGATTTGTCGACGATTAACCTCGTGGCTGGTCCCGATGATTTCTTCTGGCCGTTGATTATTCGTGGTGTTGGTATGGGTCTGATTTTCATACCGTTGACCACAGTTACGCTGGCTGATTTGAAAAATATCGACATTCCTCAGGGGTCGGCGCTTACGGGTATGATTCGTCAGTTAGGTGGTACATTCGGTACGGCTATCATGACGACCTATATCTCGACACGCACCGTGTTTCATGCGTCGCGTTTGTCAGATAATATCTCGATATATAACCCACTATCAGTCGACCGAATCAAGCAATTTACAGGGCTGTTTCTCTCAAAAGGGGATGCCCTGATGGCAGCTACCGGCAAAGCCTATGGTATGATGCAGGGAGCGGTTATGCGGCAGGCATTGGTCATGACCTATGCCGATACCTTCTTGGTGATCGGGGCTTTCTTCCTGGTCTGTGTACCGTTACTATTGCTGTTTGTCGGTAAGAAAATCGAAGCGCCTGCTCATACCGAAATGGTCATGGAATAA
- a CDS encoding HlyD family secretion protein — translation MDKKTLFRIGGVIILAVALFFGYSEFKYLQRHETTDDAQIDGDVNPVIPKASGYVKAIRFQDNQFVKEGDTLIVLDDADYRIRVAQAEAAIQSAMAADRVSRTQVSVASASVQSSQAGVQTARNQVATAQANLVAAQVRARKASLDFDRYSRLLAEKTVPQQQFDAIQAERDAAQAQVQAAQAQLQTAQSQVNAAGTQTGVTSSQRKATEGQITVAQAAIKQRQTDLDLAKLQLSYTVVLAPASGVVSKRSVQVGQLVQAGQALCSIVGNSSLWVTANFKETQLKQMQPGQTVDIDVDAFEGEKLIGHVGSFAGATGAKFSLLPPDNATGNYVKVVQRIPVRIDLDKNSPLYAKLRPGMSATVAVDLQGK, via the coding sequence ATGGACAAGAAAACTTTATTCCGTATAGGGGGCGTCATCATTCTGGCCGTAGCTCTCTTCTTTGGGTACAGCGAATTTAAGTACCTGCAACGTCATGAAACAACCGATGATGCCCAGATCGACGGTGATGTAAATCCAGTTATTCCGAAAGCAAGTGGGTATGTGAAAGCTATTCGCTTCCAAGACAATCAGTTTGTGAAAGAAGGTGATACACTGATCGTATTAGATGACGCTGATTATCGTATTCGGGTCGCTCAGGCTGAAGCCGCTATACAAAGTGCGATGGCTGCCGACCGGGTTTCACGTACGCAGGTAAGTGTTGCATCGGCCAGTGTACAAAGCTCGCAGGCAGGTGTGCAAACGGCTCGTAACCAAGTTGCTACTGCTCAGGCTAATTTAGTAGCAGCTCAGGTTCGTGCTCGTAAAGCGAGTCTTGATTTTGACCGCTACAGCCGATTGCTGGCTGAGAAAACCGTCCCACAACAGCAGTTTGATGCCATTCAGGCCGAACGCGATGCGGCTCAGGCACAAGTACAAGCGGCTCAGGCTCAGTTACAAACAGCGCAATCACAGGTAAATGCAGCAGGTACACAAACGGGCGTAACGAGTTCGCAACGTAAAGCAACCGAAGGCCAGATTACGGTAGCGCAAGCGGCTATTAAACAGCGTCAGACGGACCTGGATTTGGCTAAGTTACAACTATCCTACACGGTTGTGTTGGCCCCTGCTTCGGGCGTTGTTTCGAAGCGTTCAGTGCAAGTTGGTCAACTGGTTCAGGCTGGACAGGCCCTTTGCTCAATTGTTGGTAACTCTTCGTTGTGGGTGACCGCAAACTTCAAAGAAACACAGTTAAAGCAAATGCAACCTGGTCAAACGGTTGACATTGATGTGGATGCGTTCGAAGGCGAAAAACTGATTGGCCATGTTGGCTCATTTGCTGGGGCAACGGGTGCTAAATTCTCCCTGCTGCCTCCTGACAATGCAACGGGTAACTACGTGAAAGTAGTGCAACGGATTCCAGTTCGTATCGATCTGGATAAAAACAGCCCATTGTATGCGAAGCTTCGTCCAGGCATGAGCGCAACAGTGGCCGTGGATTTGCAGGGTAAATAA
- the tal gene encoding transaldolase, with amino-acid sequence MINILLLNSFMNRVKQIHELGQSIWLDFIDRQLMNTGALQTLIQEDGIRGLTSNPAIFEKAISSSQDYDEDIKRLAQTEQSNEAIFYGVAVVDIQRAADLFAPVYDDKISGADGFVSLEVSPYFALDAEKTIQQARFLWQAVNRPNVMIKIPGTEACLPAIRQAISEGININVTLLFGLDRYRAVAEAYIAGLEDRLQAGQPIDQLASVASFFISRIDTLVDPLLKEQDLTELTGEVAIALAKRAYASYGQLFSSERFKKLADAGAVPQRLLWASTGTKDPAFSDVKYMEALIGPKTVNTVPMDTLNAFRDHGQAALSLTSHDEEATQVLERVQLAGIDLNEIAQQLEDEGIQKFNAPYANLLQAIDQQRNALVSSSDKQ; translated from the coding sequence ATGATTAACATACTATTACTCAACAGTTTTATGAACCGGGTTAAACAAATACACGAACTGGGCCAAAGCATCTGGCTTGACTTTATTGACCGTCAATTAATGAATACAGGCGCTCTGCAAACCCTTATTCAGGAAGATGGTATTCGGGGGTTAACATCGAATCCGGCCATTTTTGAGAAAGCCATTAGCAGTAGTCAGGATTATGACGAGGACATAAAACGCCTTGCGCAGACAGAGCAGTCGAACGAAGCCATTTTCTACGGGGTCGCCGTGGTCGATATTCAGCGTGCAGCGGACTTGTTTGCACCTGTATATGACGACAAAATAAGTGGTGCTGATGGCTTTGTGAGCCTGGAAGTATCACCCTATTTTGCCCTTGATGCCGAAAAAACCATTCAGCAGGCGCGATTCTTGTGGCAGGCAGTAAACCGGCCCAACGTTATGATCAAAATACCGGGCACCGAGGCTTGTCTACCGGCTATTCGGCAGGCAATTAGCGAAGGTATTAATATCAACGTAACCCTGTTGTTTGGGCTGGATCGCTATAGAGCTGTTGCCGAAGCCTACATCGCTGGTTTGGAAGATCGTCTGCAGGCAGGCCAGCCCATCGACCAGCTGGCATCTGTAGCTAGTTTTTTCATCAGTCGAATTGACACGCTGGTTGACCCCCTGCTAAAGGAGCAGGATCTGACTGAATTGACGGGCGAAGTGGCCATAGCCTTAGCCAAACGAGCCTATGCCAGTTACGGTCAGCTATTCAGCAGCGAGCGGTTTAAAAAATTAGCCGACGCAGGGGCAGTTCCGCAACGGTTGCTCTGGGCTAGTACAGGAACCAAAGACCCGGCTTTTTCAGATGTTAAATACATGGAGGCTCTTATTGGACCTAAAACAGTCAATACTGTACCCATGGATACGCTGAACGCCTTTCGGGATCATGGTCAGGCTGCCCTAAGCCTAACGAGCCATGACGAAGAGGCTACGCAGGTACTGGAGCGGGTTCAACTGGCAGGTATTGATCTGAATGAGATAGCTCAGCAATTGGAAGACGAGGGCATCCAGAAATTTAATGCTCCGTATGCCAACTTGCTTCAGGCAATCGATCAGCAGCGAAACGCGTTAGTTTCGTCTTCAGATAAGCAGTAG